From Candidatus Zixiibacteriota bacterium, a single genomic window includes:
- a CDS encoding dihydroorotate dehydrogenase electron transfer subunit, with translation MTKPKCESTPLINRRDLKNDYYSFTFAPYSQASDCRPGQFVHVKLPTDVVYFRRAFSVASVDSRKQSLELIFKSLGRGTKAFGTLADGDEVNILGPLGTSFKRPRKNETAVMIAGGVGFPPLMFFAQRLIEQGHDPQKLLFFYGGRSKTDIVERTRLKKMGVNLTVVTEDGSLGEKGLVVDPVQRYLDKRSGRVQVYSCGPPGMLKAVNDLGLQVGIGGQLSLEAPMPCGFGVCLGCVVPLTAGGHARVCREGPVFEIGEVAL, from the coding sequence ATGACTAAACCAAAGTGTGAAAGTACGCCTTTGATCAATCGTCGGGACTTGAAGAATGACTACTATTCGTTCACTTTTGCACCGTACAGTCAGGCGAGCGATTGCCGACCCGGCCAATTCGTCCATGTCAAACTGCCCACCGATGTGGTCTATTTCCGACGAGCTTTTTCGGTAGCTTCGGTGGATAGCCGAAAGCAGAGCCTTGAGTTGATCTTCAAGTCTCTTGGACGCGGCACCAAGGCGTTCGGTACCCTTGCAGACGGTGACGAAGTAAACATCCTCGGCCCCCTGGGTACATCGTTCAAACGACCGCGCAAGAACGAGACGGCGGTTATGATAGCCGGCGGTGTTGGTTTTCCGCCTTTGATGTTTTTTGCCCAGCGTCTTATCGAACAAGGCCATGACCCCCAGAAACTTCTGTTCTTCTACGGTGGACGCAGCAAGACTGATATTGTCGAACGAACGCGTCTTAAGAAAATGGGTGTCAATCTTACCGTCGTTACGGAGGACGGCTCGCTTGGCGAAAAAGGACTGGTTGTCGATCCGGTACAACGGTACCTGGACAAGCGTAGCGGGCGCGTGCAGGTTTACTCATGCGGTCCGCCGGGGATGCTGAAAGCGGTGAACGATCTCGGCTTGCAGGTCGGTATCGGCGGTCAGCTGTCTTTGGAAGCGCCGATGCCGTGCGGCTTCGGTGTTTGTCTGGGTTGTGTGGTGCCTCTGACGGCCGGCGGCCACGCCCGTGTCTGTCGCGAAGGGCCGGTATTTGAGATCGGTGAGGTAGCCTTGTGA
- a CDS encoding NAD-dependent deacylase — protein MTDELVEIMLNCRRCAVLTGAGISAESGVPTFRGQEGLWKKFKPEELATMDAFMANPKLVWEWYSWRRELMREVKPNPGHVALGKLEDFFESFTLITQNIDGLHHEAGSQSILELHGNIHRNKCAKCNRLVSVATTIDPDDIPGCEHCGGRIRPDVVWFGEMLDNDVITDAFRVSEEAEIFFSIGTSAIVHPAASLPMIAKRAGATLIEINPERTPLTEVADFYVGARSGEFLSKLVEAYRLRREGMET, from the coding sequence ATGACGGACGAACTGGTCGAAATCATGCTTAATTGTCGTCGCTGTGCCGTCCTGACCGGGGCCGGTATCTCGGCCGAGTCGGGGGTGCCGACGTTTCGCGGCCAGGAAGGACTTTGGAAAAAGTTCAAGCCGGAAGAGTTGGCCACCATGGACGCCTTTATGGCCAATCCCAAACTGGTTTGGGAATGGTATAGCTGGCGACGCGAACTGATGCGCGAGGTAAAACCGAATCCCGGCCATGTTGCGCTCGGCAAATTGGAAGACTTCTTCGAGTCCTTCACTTTGATCACTCAGAATATCGATGGCTTGCATCATGAGGCGGGGTCTCAGTCGATACTGGAACTTCACGGCAACATCCACCGCAACAAGTGCGCCAAGTGCAACCGTCTGGTTTCGGTGGCGACAACAATCGATCCCGATGATATACCCGGCTGTGAACACTGTGGCGGGCGTATCAGACCGGATGTGGTCTGGTTCGGGGAGATGCTGGACAACGACGTGATCACCGACGCCTTTCGGGTATCGGAAGAGGCGGAGATATTTTTCTCGATAGGTACTTCAGCCATCGTCCACCCCGCTGCTTCATTGCCCATGATAGCCAAGCGGGCCGGAGCCACCCTGATAGAGATCAATCCGGAACGCACGCCATTGACAGAGGTTGCCGATTTCTATGTAGGCGCTCGTTCGGGTGAGTTCCTTTCCAAGCTGGTTGAGGCCTACCGGCTCCGTCGCGAGGGTATGGAGACTTGA
- a CDS encoding dihydroorotate dehydrogenase translates to MKTTLSGVEFANPIMTASGCCGYGEELAEIFPLSRLGALVTKSITLEPRLGHPPPRTAETASGMLNAIGLANVGVDAFIRDKMPFLSEQKTGVIVNVAGASVDEYVEVSRRLNNVDDLDMIELNISCPNVDRGGMEFGSDPYLTQKVVAEVKKVFDRPIIVKLSPNVTNICDIARAAEAGGADALTVINSLVGTAVDIETRRPRLTNNKGGLTGPAIKPIALAMVAAVHENCRLPIVGVGGIATWQDVVEFMLCGASAVQIGTALFVEPEAPLKIVSGLKTYLQARNIKSINDLVGRLEKY, encoded by the coding sequence ATGAAAACAACGCTCTCGGGGGTCGAGTTTGCAAATCCGATTATGACCGCCTCCGGTTGCTGCGGCTATGGTGAGGAATTGGCCGAGATTTTTCCATTGTCCAGGCTGGGTGCCCTGGTCACCAAGTCGATTACCCTGGAGCCACGGTTGGGTCATCCACCGCCGCGCACAGCCGAGACAGCGTCCGGGATGCTCAACGCCATAGGTCTGGCTAATGTCGGTGTCGATGCTTTCATTCGGGACAAGATGCCTTTTTTGAGCGAACAGAAGACAGGTGTTATCGTCAACGTCGCCGGAGCATCGGTCGATGAGTATGTTGAGGTGAGTCGCAGGTTGAACAACGTTGACGATCTGGACATGATCGAACTGAACATCAGCTGTCCCAATGTCGACCGGGGCGGCATGGAGTTTGGCAGCGATCCCTATCTCACGCAAAAAGTAGTGGCCGAAGTCAAAAAAGTTTTCGACCGTCCGATAATCGTCAAATTATCACCCAACGTCACGAACATCTGTGACATCGCTCGCGCCGCCGAGGCAGGTGGGGCTGATGCTCTGACGGTGATAAACTCGTTGGTGGGAACAGCCGTCGACATCGAGACCCGCCGCCCCCGGCTTACCAACAACAAAGGCGGTCTTACCGGCCCGGCAATAAAACCGATCGCCCTGGCCATGGTGGCGGCCGTCCACGAAAACTGTCGCCTGCCGATTGTCGGTGTGGGTGGTATCGCCACCTGGCAGGATGTCGTGGAATTCATGCTTTGCGGAGCTTCGGCTGTCCAGATCGGCACGGCGCTGTTTGTCGAGCCGGAAGCACCGCTGAAAATCGTAAGCGGTCTGAAGACCTACCTTCAGGCTCGAAATATTAAATCGATCAACGACCTCGTAGGGAGACTGGAGAAATACTGA
- the rsgA gene encoding ribosome small subunit-dependent GTPase A has translation MDLHTLGFDDFFESRFLDFREQGYTPARVTQEHRERYQLFSEKGEIAAQLSGRFRHQAATLADYPTVGDWVAIDHRDLSSDSVIHGLVPRRTSFSRKAVLAGGPKYRAGRTDEQVLAANVDSVLLVAGLDNDFNVRRIERYLTIAWDSGAQPVIVLNKADLCDDPEAAVDQVEAVAAGVPVHSVSAVSGLGIETLSDYLKTGHTLAFLGSSGVGKSSLINQLLGESKLATGGVRKGDGRGRHTTTQRELIILPSGGLVIDTPGLREIQQFNDEGGLSRTFGDIETLMDQCRFNDCGHDTEPGCAVRAALESGSLDPKRYQSYLKMLKEQVHLTKRRDVHSRRQMEREFGQRVRRYHQDMKELKKKGLA, from the coding sequence ATGGATTTGCATACATTAGGTTTTGACGATTTTTTTGAAAGCCGTTTTCTCGACTTCCGCGAGCAAGGTTACACACCGGCCCGCGTAACCCAGGAACATCGAGAAAGGTACCAACTGTTCAGCGAAAAAGGGGAGATTGCCGCCCAACTCTCCGGACGGTTTCGGCATCAAGCAGCTACGCTGGCCGACTATCCGACTGTCGGCGACTGGGTGGCCATAGACCATAGGGACTTGTCCAGCGACTCAGTCATTCACGGCCTGGTGCCTCGCCGCACCAGTTTTTCGCGCAAAGCGGTGCTGGCCGGAGGACCCAAATACCGGGCGGGCCGTACCGACGAACAGGTTTTGGCCGCCAATGTCGACTCGGTTCTGCTGGTGGCCGGACTGGACAACGACTTCAATGTGCGCCGGATCGAGAGATACCTCACCATAGCCTGGGACTCAGGCGCGCAACCGGTGATAGTGCTCAACAAGGCTGATCTGTGCGATGACCCGGAGGCAGCGGTTGACCAAGTAGAGGCCGTCGCAGCCGGCGTTCCCGTTCATTCAGTCAGTGCTGTAAGCGGACTGGGTATTGAAACCCTGTCTGATTACTTAAAAACCGGGCACACCCTTGCCTTCCTGGGTTCGTCCGGCGTGGGCAAGTCTTCATTGATCAACCAACTGCTCGGTGAAAGCAAGCTGGCCACCGGCGGTGTGCGCAAAGGTGACGGCCGCGGCCGCCATACCACCACGCAGCGAGAACTGATTATACTGCCATCAGGTGGACTGGTGATAGACACACCCGGTCTGCGCGAGATTCAACAGTTCAACGACGAGGGCGGTCTCAGCCGGACCTTTGGTGATATCGAAACACTGATGGACCAATGTCGCTTCAACGATTGCGGGCATGACACCGAGCCGGGCTGTGCCGTTCGGGCAGCCCTTGAAAGCGGCAGCCTTGATCCCAAGCGGTATCAGAGTTATCTCAAGATGCTGAAGGAACAAGTACACCTGACCAAACGGCGTGATGTGCACTCCCGCCGTCAGATGGAGCGAGAATTTGGCCAGCGGGTTCGCCGTTATCACCAAGATATGAAAGAACTCAAAAAGAAAGGGCTGGCCTGA
- the pyrF gene encoding orotidine-5'-phosphate decarboxylase produces MFALKELQRIQADNKSMICLGLDLDPRRMPSEHSKSVKGMFEFAVGVIEATKDRVCAYKPNLAFYESLGAEGLSLLKLIIERIGDSVPVILDGKRGDIGNTAGHYADAMFKQLKASWVTLNPYMGYDSLRPFIEHKEQGVFILCLTSNPGSKDFQILNVEGQPLYRIVAEKVAYWNKDNNCGLVVGATNPEQLKELRQVSGNMPLLIPGVGAQGGSLEKAAAFGTDNFTKTALINVSRSVLYASKGSDFADRARAELGRLNQIVDSVRQSGLSTGGDSPTPQPATTESTPESVAPVQQNTPPPPINSQQPGDAGQQGSS; encoded by the coding sequence ATGTTTGCTCTTAAGGAACTTCAAAGGATACAGGCGGATAATAAATCGATGATCTGTCTTGGTCTCGATCTGGATCCACGTCGAATGCCTTCGGAACATTCCAAAAGTGTCAAAGGGATGTTTGAGTTTGCAGTCGGCGTAATCGAGGCCACCAAAGACAGGGTCTGTGCCTACAAACCCAATCTGGCTTTCTACGAGAGTTTGGGTGCCGAGGGACTGTCATTGTTGAAACTGATCATCGAACGCATCGGTGACTCCGTGCCGGTTATCCTGGACGGCAAACGTGGTGACATCGGTAACACTGCAGGCCACTACGCCGATGCTATGTTCAAACAGTTGAAAGCATCCTGGGTTACCCTCAATCCATACATGGGCTATGACTCTCTTCGGCCCTTCATAGAGCACAAAGAACAAGGTGTTTTTATTCTATGCCTGACATCGAACCCCGGCTCCAAGGACTTTCAGATTCTGAATGTGGAGGGCCAACCGCTTTACCGAATTGTGGCCGAAAAAGTGGCCTACTGGAACAAAGATAACAACTGCGGTCTGGTGGTGGGCGCTACCAATCCGGAACAGTTGAAGGAACTGCGCCAGGTATCCGGCAACATGCCGCTCTTGATTCCCGGTGTTGGCGCTCAGGGTGGGTCGCTAGAGAAGGCGGCCGCTTTCGGCACCGACAATTTCACCAAGACGGCCCTTATTAATGTCTCCCGCTCTGTACTGTATGCGTCCAAGGGCTCAGACTTTGCCGATCGAGCGCGGGCCGAGTTGGGACGACTAAACCAAATCGTAGATTCCGTTCGGCAGAGCGGACTCAGTACCGGCGGCGACAGCCCGACGCCTCAACCTGCCACCACTGAAAGTACACCGGAGAGCGTTGCGCCGGTGCAGCAAAACACACCACCACCACCCATTAACAGCCAGCAACCCGGCGACGCCGGACAGCAGGGATCGTCCTAA
- a CDS encoding sigma-54 dependent transcriptional regulator, with amino-acid sequence MTQTATSHDRILIIDQTTTVDSQLKAALSMEDYHVDTADCGPAALERLEHECDLLIVPDPIDGRPAGEFTRQVQCRFPNTAIIVVTTESSEKAGAEALTAGAHDYLVTSSSQVRILASIRRTLQLMRMKNELTMLRQTVAMSHGFDNLIGSSDSMIKLKETARKLAPTDITVLIGGPSGSGKELLARVMHHHSRRRSGPFVAVDFTAQTSQTATEQLFGDRRAQTEGQAKSAALLEQADGGTLFLDNVESVPPDLQPKLARFLTEFTVATDAAQSGRKLDLRVLAATSQDLAGMAEDGLFDHELWNLICEINLSIPSLSQRPDDIELLCEYFLRRLPTQTDRAVRGIGREAIEKLQAHDWPGNVRELETCLSRAAALSRTDLLQPEDITFATRIGQSPGRREIRILNTRRRSGLLDDTQRSIIARALDDNNWNFTQTAQELGIGRTTLWRKVKKYQLTREQTETVA; translated from the coding sequence ATGACACAGACGGCCACGAGCCACGACCGAATACTGATCATCGATCAAACGACGACAGTTGACAGCCAATTGAAAGCTGCTCTGTCCATGGAGGACTATCATGTTGACACCGCCGATTGCGGTCCTGCGGCGCTTGAGAGGTTAGAACATGAGTGCGACCTGCTAATAGTGCCGGACCCAATCGATGGCCGGCCGGCCGGGGAGTTCACCCGGCAAGTTCAGTGTCGTTTTCCCAACACCGCCATCATCGTGGTCACGACCGAGTCCAGCGAGAAGGCAGGAGCCGAGGCGCTAACAGCCGGAGCACATGACTATCTGGTGACGTCGTCATCACAAGTGCGGATTCTGGCTTCGATTCGCCGCACTCTCCAGTTGATGCGCATGAAGAATGAACTCACCATGCTGCGTCAAACCGTGGCCATGTCACACGGCTTTGACAATCTGATCGGATCATCCGACTCAATGATCAAGCTGAAAGAAACAGCACGCAAGCTGGCTCCGACCGACATAACCGTTCTCATCGGTGGTCCCTCAGGCTCTGGTAAGGAGCTACTGGCCCGTGTAATGCATCATCATTCACGCCGCCGTAGCGGTCCCTTTGTGGCTGTCGACTTCACGGCACAAACCTCCCAAACCGCAACTGAACAGCTGTTTGGTGACCGCCGCGCTCAGACTGAGGGTCAAGCCAAAAGCGCCGCATTGCTTGAGCAAGCCGATGGCGGCACCCTATTTCTGGACAATGTCGAGTCTGTACCTCCGGACTTGCAGCCTAAGTTGGCTCGCTTCCTGACCGAATTCACGGTCGCGACCGATGCTGCTCAGTCCGGCCGCAAACTGGACCTGAGGGTGTTGGCCGCCACCAGTCAGGACCTTGCCGGGATGGCCGAAGACGGCCTGTTCGACCATGAACTCTGGAATCTGATCTGTGAAATCAACCTGAGCATACCATCTTTGTCCCAGCGTCCCGACGACATTGAACTGCTCTGTGAGTACTTCCTCAGGCGATTGCCGACCCAAACCGACCGTGCCGTGAGGGGCATAGGCCGCGAGGCCATCGAAAAACTTCAAGCCCACGACTGGCCGGGGAATGTGCGGGAACTGGAAACCTGCCTAAGCAGAGCTGCAGCTCTCTCCCGAACCGATCTTCTCCAGCCGGAGGACATCACCTTCGCCACCAGGATCGGACAGAGCCCCGGTCGCCGAGAGATTCGCATCCTGAATACTCGACGCAGAAGCGGGCTTCTGGATGATACACAGCGTTCGATCATCGCACGAGCCCTGGACGACAACAACTGGAATTTCACGCAAACGGCTCAGGAGTTGGGTATCGGACGGACGACATTATGGCGCAAAGTAAAAAAATACCAACTCACGCGGGAGCAGACCGAAACCGTAGCTTAA
- a CDS encoding aspartate aminotransferase family protein has translation METTISHILWYPGHELLRPDIVRADNCYLYDSSRKKYVDLESGVWCTPLGHNNPRITRILTEQAAQISHTGFNYSSPIVENAAKKVLALLEIENGVCVFLCSGSEAVEYGVRVAQSFTDRPLLMTMTDSYFGAYGSAAARESDQWYCFDWTVCAGCDDKDTCDSRCEQFGKIPFERIGGFLFEPGSSSGLVRFPPKKLIQALVATIKEDNGLLLVNEVTTGVGRTGQWFGFQHYDISPDVIAMGKGIGNGYPVSVAAFGPEIAKALRDQPLNYAQSHQNDPLGAAIVQEVIRVIHDDGLVERTRALGKQLADGLTEIAAGCELVKAIRSRGLMAAVELNDDPECTLTIRVHRQLLQRGYIVGRRVGVSVLRIDPSLTIDPADIDGFLATFSSVLGAEI, from the coding sequence ATGGAAACCACCATCTCTCACATCCTTTGGTATCCCGGCCATGAGCTACTACGACCCGATATTGTCAGGGCGGATAACTGCTATCTGTATGACTCCAGCCGAAAGAAATATGTCGATCTGGAATCCGGAGTCTGGTGCACTCCTCTGGGCCACAACAACCCGCGAATCACTCGTATTCTCACTGAGCAAGCCGCACAAATCTCCCACACCGGATTCAACTACTCATCACCGATCGTTGAAAACGCTGCCAAAAAGGTGCTGGCCTTGTTGGAAATCGAAAATGGTGTATGTGTCTTTCTCTGTTCCGGTAGCGAGGCAGTTGAATACGGTGTTCGGGTAGCACAGTCTTTTACTGATCGTCCGTTGCTCATGACCATGACCGACTCATACTTCGGCGCCTATGGTTCCGCGGCGGCCAGGGAGAGCGATCAATGGTACTGCTTTGATTGGACAGTCTGCGCCGGTTGCGACGACAAGGATACCTGTGACAGCCGCTGCGAACAGTTTGGCAAGATTCCCTTTGAGCGTATTGGTGGTTTCTTGTTCGAACCGGGTAGTTCCTCAGGGTTGGTCCGATTCCCGCCGAAAAAACTGATTCAGGCGCTCGTTGCTACCATAAAGGAAGACAACGGTCTGCTCCTCGTCAACGAAGTGACAACCGGCGTTGGCCGCACGGGACAGTGGTTTGGTTTTCAGCACTACGATATCTCGCCGGATGTTATCGCGATGGGCAAAGGGATCGGCAACGGCTATCCGGTCAGCGTGGCGGCCTTCGGACCCGAAATTGCAAAAGCCTTACGAGATCAGCCGTTAAACTACGCACAGTCACACCAGAATGATCCGCTGGGGGCGGCAATCGTGCAGGAAGTGATTCGTGTAATCCACGACGACGGATTGGTCGAACGCACAAGAGCGCTCGGCAAGCAATTGGCTGATGGCTTGACGGAGATCGCGGCAGGTTGCGAACTTGTCAAAGCTATCCGTTCGCGCGGTCTGATGGCCGCCGTTGAGTTGAACGACGATCCCGAATGTACTCTGACCATCCGAGTGCATCGCCAGCTTTTGCAGCGAGGTTACATCGTGGGACGCAGGGTCGGTGTGAGTGTGTTGCGAATCGATCCCAGCCTGACGATTGACCCAGCCGACATCGACGGTTTTCTCGCGACTTTCTCAAGTGTGCTTGGTGCGGAGATTTGA
- a CDS encoding GNAT family N-acetyltransferase produces the protein MADKKPLPTSPSLVGDKVFLKPTTPEDEANTYHWTLLSEPQSQTCRPWVFSTPSEIAERMKKAEKDMSRQRFMVLRKDDRTPVAKVTYFDLNTLNRSAELGLVVDPDERQKGYGADALKTLVRYLFPYRGLNKVYAQTAQFNTQAIALMESLGFKKDATLRDHYFYRGEFHHGLIYSLLQFEMDW, from the coding sequence ATGGCCGACAAAAAACCACTCCCCACATCACCTTCGCTGGTCGGCGATAAGGTCTTTCTCAAGCCGACTACACCGGAAGATGAAGCCAACACCTATCATTGGACATTGCTGAGTGAGCCACAATCGCAGACCTGTCGCCCGTGGGTTTTCAGCACACCCTCCGAAATAGCCGAGCGAATGAAGAAGGCGGAAAAAGATATGTCCCGACAGCGCTTCATGGTTTTACGTAAGGACGACAGAACGCCGGTGGCGAAAGTGACCTATTTTGACTTGAACACGCTCAACCGCTCGGCCGAACTGGGCTTGGTCGTTGATCCCGACGAGCGCCAAAAAGGGTATGGTGCTGATGCGCTGAAAACTCTAGTCAGGTATCTCTTCCCATATCGAGGTCTGAACAAAGTGTACGCACAGACAGCGCAGTTCAATACTCAAGCTATAGCCCTGATGGAGTCGCTCGGCTTCAAGAAAGATGCTACCTTAAGGGATCACTATTTTTATCGGGGAGAATTCCATCACGGACTGATCTACTCCCTTCTGCAATTCGAAATGGACTGGTAG
- the ruvX gene encoding Holliday junction resolvase RuvX: MTAYDRTFLAIDYGRRRIGMAKSDPTGLIASALTTLEIKSNSHALKLIGSLLEEHSPDGLVVGYPLLASGDPSDLCVEVDQFVEKLARIFPGPIHKVDERYSSVEAAEVIHAHGKKVGQDKKRLDRLAAVIILQRFLDEQSR, translated from the coding sequence ATGACAGCTTATGATCGAACCTTTCTGGCCATCGATTATGGTCGCCGTCGAATCGGCATGGCCAAAAGCGATCCGACCGGACTGATCGCTTCAGCTTTGACGACACTCGAAATCAAGTCGAATAGTCACGCGCTTAAGTTGATCGGTTCGCTTCTGGAAGAACACTCTCCGGACGGCCTGGTTGTGGGATACCCGCTGTTGGCTTCAGGTGATCCAAGCGACCTGTGCGTTGAGGTCGATCAGTTTGTCGAGAAACTGGCCCGGATATTTCCGGGACCGATACATAAAGTAGACGAACGGTATTCATCGGTCGAAGCGGCCGAGGTCATCCACGCTCACGGTAAGAAAGTCGGTCAGGATAAGAAACGGCTGGATCGGCTGGCGGCGGTGATTATTCTGCAACGGTTTCTGGATGAGCAGTCGCGATAA
- the mltG gene encoding endolytic transglycosylase MltG produces the protein MSSRDKEPGEGWWEYPWFALVTLFLLAVGVLLFVAGVFSWVVRKMFRARAYLILLAVLCVLIGAWVGYSFYHDVELGERTVTIIIEEGASFQSVADELIAAGVIDSRLVFKYAARWKKVDRKLTPGRYDFTGRNSCRSVLTKLGEADVFRIKVTIPEGAPIWKVAAILASALDIDSSRVVDLASDDDFIQTLDLPCLEGYLFPETYFFPWGTRAEAALTEMVTMHGTMTESIWPQSLPLDLTREEIIKLASIVEAETSVDSERVIVASVYSNRLRIKMKLDADPTVIYGLGGLDRPLYIRDLKKDSPYNTYLHKGLPPTPINSPGLAAIKAAIKPAETEYLYFVADNAGGHRFSRTNAEHNQARREIKASQ, from the coding sequence ATGAGCAGTCGCGATAAAGAGCCGGGGGAAGGTTGGTGGGAGTATCCATGGTTCGCATTGGTGACGTTGTTTCTGTTGGCTGTCGGCGTGCTGTTGTTCGTGGCCGGTGTTTTCAGTTGGGTGGTTAGAAAGATGTTTCGAGCGCGAGCATATCTGATTTTACTGGCGGTCCTGTGCGTTCTCATAGGGGCCTGGGTGGGATACTCATTTTATCACGATGTGGAACTGGGTGAGCGCACCGTGACTATCATAATCGAAGAGGGTGCCTCGTTTCAGTCGGTGGCCGATGAATTGATCGCCGCCGGTGTGATCGATTCCCGTCTGGTGTTCAAATATGCAGCGCGTTGGAAAAAAGTCGACCGCAAACTGACCCCGGGCCGGTATGACTTCACCGGTCGCAACTCATGCCGCTCGGTATTGACAAAACTGGGCGAGGCCGACGTGTTCCGGATCAAAGTGACCATTCCCGAGGGCGCACCCATCTGGAAAGTCGCAGCCATACTGGCCTCGGCGTTGGACATTGATTCCTCTCGGGTGGTGGATCTTGCATCCGACGATGACTTTATTCAAACTCTCGATCTGCCCTGTCTTGAGGGGTACCTTTTTCCGGAGACATATTTCTTTCCGTGGGGTACCAGAGCCGAAGCAGCCCTTACAGAAATGGTCACCATGCATGGCACGATGACGGAGTCCATCTGGCCGCAAAGCCTGCCGCTCGATTTGACCCGAGAGGAGATTATCAAGTTGGCCTCGATTGTCGAAGCAGAGACGTCAGTGGATTCAGAGCGCGTGATTGTCGCTTCGGTCTACAGCAACCGACTTCGTATAAAGATGAAACTTGATGCCGATCCCACCGTGATCTATGGGCTGGGTGGATTGGATAGACCGCTGTACATACGAGACCTCAAGAAGGATAGCCCTTACAACACATACCTGCACAAAGGGCTGCCGCCGACCCCGATCAATTCGCCGGGCCTGGCCGCGATCAAAGCAGCAATCAAGCCGGCCGAAACCGAGTATCTTTACTTTGTGGCCGACAACGCGGGCGGCCATCGTTTCAGCCGGACCAATGCCGAGCACAACCAAGCCCGGCGAGAGATCAAAGCGTCACAGTAG
- a CDS encoding GAF domain-containing protein, whose product MIDNNDKRWQAPSDNDSIAGVTQAPAHRDTPLAEAFQDLTDKLQKEYNIDKGVLVLRPDAGRQLAAVSTWHRGSMRDGLRLNLPVEASLFEKVAEQGHIYTEDFCESFSGNFFERKLLLDDDSRSFVLQPLKCEGRVLGLLGYSSRQPMAFVTFEEGALDAICKKLGSIIDRSDFGG is encoded by the coding sequence ATGATTGACAACAATGACAAACGCTGGCAGGCGCCCTCCGACAACGACTCGATTGCCGGTGTTACTCAAGCCCCGGCCCATCGTGACACGCCGCTGGCCGAAGCATTCCAGGACCTCACCGACAAATTGCAGAAAGAGTACAATATCGACAAAGGCGTGCTGGTGCTGCGTCCGGATGCCGGTCGCCAACTGGCTGCCGTGTCAACCTGGCATCGCGGTTCCATGCGTGACGGTCTACGACTGAATTTGCCGGTGGAAGCATCCTTGTTCGAGAAGGTGGCGGAGCAGGGCCATATCTACACCGAAGACTTTTGTGAGTCATTCTCAGGCAATTTTTTTGAACGCAAACTGCTTCTGGACGATGACTCACGTTCGTTTGTTTTACAGCCACTCAAGTGCGAGGGTCGTGTGCTGGGATTACTGGGCTACAGTTCGCGCCAACCGATGGCTTTTGTCACCTTTGAGGAAGGTGCCCTTGATGCCATTTGCAAAAAGCTCGGTTCGATAATTGATCGTTCCGACTTTGGCGGATAG